The following coding sequences are from one Kallotenue papyrolyticum window:
- a CDS encoding cysteine hydrolase family protein, translated as MDLLHGRAALLVIDMQHDFVDEDGAVPCVGARQIIPVIRELVQAARQADVPVIYTQEVHRATRIDFGRELDGAETTHCLLGTRGVEIVPELAPQPGDVVIRKPRYSAFLGTDLPFVLSGLDIHPGDTLIVTGVATDVCVHYTCADAHQYDYRVRVVRDAVAGTSLEAHHAALRAIDYLQRESLTEARQVLAALATRRAQPRVAAAEPHPVWRSNTGRVAGDAALQEGSYDQRTS; from the coding sequence ATGGATCTTCTCCATGGCAGAGCAGCCCTCCTGGTCATCGATATGCAGCATGATTTTGTGGATGAGGATGGCGCCGTGCCCTGCGTGGGCGCGCGCCAGATCATCCCCGTCATTCGCGAGCTGGTGCAGGCCGCCCGCCAGGCTGATGTGCCGGTGATCTATACGCAGGAGGTACACCGTGCGACGCGCATTGATTTCGGTCGCGAGCTGGACGGCGCCGAAACAACGCACTGCCTCCTGGGCACGCGCGGCGTCGAAATCGTGCCGGAGCTGGCGCCGCAGCCCGGCGATGTAGTGATTCGCAAGCCGCGCTACAGCGCCTTTCTCGGCACCGATCTCCCCTTTGTCCTCAGCGGCCTGGACATCCATCCCGGCGATACGCTGATCGTCACCGGCGTGGCGACCGATGTGTGCGTGCACTACACCTGCGCCGATGCGCACCAGTACGACTATCGCGTGCGCGTGGTGCGCGATGCCGTGGCCGGAACGAGCCTGGAAGCCCATCACGCCGCGCTACGCGCCATCGACTATCTCCAGCGCGAAAGCCTGACCGAGGCGCGGCAGGTGTTGGCGGCGCTGGCAACGCGTCGCGCGCAGCCCAGGGTAGCAGCGGCAGAGCCACATCCTGTCTGGCGCTCAAACACCGGGCGGGTGGCCGGTGACGCCGCTCTACAGGAGGGGAGTTATGACCAACGCACCAGCTGA
- a CDS encoding PAS domain-containing protein codes for MDTTSDQERLLAELEYLRRRVAELEQAQAALEQQRLEQNTLLNAIPAMVFFKSRDHRYMRVNQAYAQSYGKTIAEIEGKTDWEIHEPHIAQAYYDNDEAVMSSGRAVHNVELPIQRPDGTPGWLSEHNVPYCDADGRVIGMVGISIDITERKQAEEALRRSEAELRALVAQQERLIETIRQLSTPVMPLQDGILALPLVGHIDTARGEQIMSAMLQAVQDYRAQFLILDITGVPVIDTAVADHLLRGAQAIGLLGATCVLVGISPEIAQTLVQLGIDLSSLVTLSDMQAGIAYAAARLGQRQASEGKDTPAAAA; via the coding sequence ATGGATACCACGTCTGATCAGGAGCGGCTGCTGGCAGAGCTTGAATACCTGCGCCGCCGTGTTGCCGAGTTGGAGCAAGCCCAGGCTGCGCTGGAGCAACAACGTCTTGAGCAGAACACGCTGCTCAACGCTATTCCGGCCATGGTCTTCTTCAAGAGCCGCGATCATCGTTACATGCGCGTCAATCAAGCCTATGCCCAGAGCTACGGCAAAACGATCGCGGAGATCGAGGGCAAGACCGACTGGGAGATTCACGAGCCGCATATTGCCCAAGCCTACTACGACAATGACGAAGCAGTCATGTCGTCGGGCCGGGCAGTGCATAACGTCGAACTGCCGATCCAGCGGCCCGACGGCACGCCTGGCTGGCTATCCGAACATAACGTACCCTATTGCGACGCCGATGGTCGCGTGATCGGCATGGTCGGCATCAGCATCGATATCACCGAGCGCAAGCAGGCCGAGGAGGCGCTGCGCCGCTCCGAGGCCGAGTTGCGCGCGCTGGTGGCGCAACAGGAGCGCCTGATCGAGACCATTCGTCAGCTCTCCACGCCGGTGATGCCGCTGCAGGATGGCATTCTGGCGCTGCCGCTCGTTGGCCATATCGATACAGCCCGTGGCGAGCAGATCATGAGCGCTATGCTCCAGGCGGTGCAAGACTACCGAGCACAGTTTCTGATCCTCGATATCACCGGCGTGCCGGTGATCGACACCGCCGTAGCCGATCACCTGCTGCGCGGCGCGCAGGCGATCGGCCTGCTGGGCGCGACCTGTGTGCTGGTGGGTATCTCGCCGGAGATCGCCCAAACGCTGGTGCAACTGGGCATCGATCTCTCCTCGCTGGTAACGCTCAGCGATATGCAGGCCGGTATCGCCTACGCCGCTGCCCGCTTGGGTCAACGCCAGGCGTCGGAAGGCAAGGACACCCCTGCAGCGGCGGCATAG
- a CDS encoding MBL fold metallo-hydrolase, with protein sequence MTNAPADLHVLPNRGWDPRITAFQFRRIVTTYAVVSERYLVLIDTLVSPAAAQFMVDTMAAALAAGRQLLVINTHADWDHYWGNALFVGANARYPAPIIAHRLCRERIVAGAWREYLREQQAREPAIYGDVRLEPPTITFDGALTIDGGDLTFELIHTPGHKPDHVSIFIPELRTLFPVDAAEDPLPLVYEAADVPLLRASLERLLALQPQTVLYHHALGSIRPDVLHQNIAYFDAIEQRARAALAHGPLPAEPTPETIERLLAFPFEAAPHVDQLADDEQRAFYLEAHRNALLATLAWVRRAAGDLPAGPHARATERAE encoded by the coding sequence ATGACCAACGCACCAGCTGATCTGCACGTACTGCCCAACCGCGGGTGGGATCCGCGCATCACCGCCTTTCAGTTTCGGCGCATCGTCACCACCTATGCCGTGGTAAGCGAGCGCTACTTGGTGCTGATCGACACGCTGGTGAGTCCTGCCGCAGCGCAGTTCATGGTCGACACCATGGCTGCGGCGCTGGCCGCCGGACGCCAGTTGCTGGTGATCAATACCCATGCCGACTGGGATCACTACTGGGGCAACGCGCTGTTCGTCGGCGCCAACGCGCGCTACCCCGCGCCGATTATTGCCCATCGGCTGTGCCGTGAGCGGATCGTAGCCGGCGCCTGGCGCGAGTACCTGCGGGAACAGCAGGCGCGCGAACCGGCGATCTACGGCGATGTTAGGCTCGAACCGCCAACCATCACCTTCGACGGTGCGTTGACGATCGATGGCGGTGATCTGACCTTTGAGCTGATCCACACGCCGGGGCATAAACCCGATCATGTGTCGATCTTCATCCCGGAGCTGCGGACGCTGTTCCCGGTCGATGCTGCTGAAGACCCATTGCCGCTGGTCTATGAAGCTGCCGACGTGCCGCTCTTACGCGCATCGTTGGAGCGTCTGCTGGCGCTCCAGCCACAGACGGTGCTCTACCACCATGCGCTGGGCTCGATCCGTCCGGATGTGCTTCACCAAAACATTGCCTACTTCGATGCCATTGAGCAACGCGCACGCGCGGCCTTGGCACATGGGCCCCTGCCCGCCGAGCCAACGCCCGAGACCATCGAGCGGCTGCTGGCGTTCCCGTTCGAGGCCGCGCCGCATGTGGATCAACTGGCGGACGACGAGCAGCGCGCCTTCTATCTGGAAGCGCACCGCAACGCGCTGCTGGCGACGCTCGCCTGGGTGCGCCGTGCAGCAGGCGACCTGCCGGCTGGTCCGCATGCGCGCGCCACTGAACGTGCCGAGTGA